Proteins encoded in a region of the Chelonoidis abingdonii isolate Lonesome George chromosome 2, CheloAbing_2.0, whole genome shotgun sequence genome:
- the FSBP gene encoding fibrinogen silencer-binding protein codes for MVGKARSSNFTLSEKLDLLKLVKPYVKILEEHTNKHSVIVEKNKCWDIIADNYNAIGVDRPPRTAQGLRTLYKRLKEYAKQELLQQKETHSEYKSSISEPTKKVVEMIPQISSVCLRDRSSFQSANIDKETVAGTSSPQAVLDHHPATVTMELEPEEDVKPPPSLAVDSQQSEDLEQGEEHQLVHVMERSPSTSLSSVDMRMMLSSSPIPRRDDFFRLEVGERFRPAGGYEPQMLQMLKEEHQIILENQRKIGLYVQEKRDGLKRKQQLEEELLKAKIKVEKLKSIRLRRDLPEYNSL; via the exons ATGGTTGGGAAGGCCAGATCTTCTAATTTTACCTTATCTGAAAAGCTTGATTTGCTAAAACTTGTGAAGCCGTATGTTAAAATTCTTGAAGAACATACCAATAAGCATTCAGTAAtagtggaaaaaaacaaatgctgGGATATCATAGCCGATAACTACAATGCCATCGGAGTAGATCGTCCTCCTCGTACTGCACAGGGCCTGCGCACGCTGTACAAGAGGCTCAAAGAATATGCCAAACAGGAGCTATTGCAGCAAAAGGAGACCCATTCAGAATATAAAAGCAGCATTTCCGAGCCAACCAAGAAAGTTGTGGAGATGATTCCACAGATTTCCAGTGTGTGTTTAAGAGACAGGAGCAGTTTTCAAAG TGCTAACATAGATAAAGAAACAGTTGCTGGTACCAGTTCCCCACAAGCAGTGTTGGATCACCATCCTGCCACAGTCACAATGGAGTTGGAACCAGAAGAGGATGTCAAACCTCCTCCTTCCTTGGCTGTAGATTCACAGCAGAGTGAGGACttagaacaaggagaagaacaccaATTGGTGCATGTTATGGAGAGATCTCCTTCAACTTCACTATCATCTGTTGATATGAGAATGATGTTGTCTTCATCTCCCATCCCAAGAAGAGATGATTTTTTTAGGCTTGAGGTCGGAGAACGCTTTAGGCCAGCGGGTGGGTATGAGCCACAGATGTTGCAAATGCTGAAAGAGGAGCATCAGATAATCTtggaaaatcaaagaaaaattgGGCTTTATGTCCAAGAAAAGAGGGATGGCTTgaaaagaaagcagcagctggaagAAGAGCTATTGAAAGCAAAAATCAAAGTAGAGAagctgaagtcaataagactacGACGTGATCTGCCAGAATACAACAGTCTTTAA